The nucleotide sequence GGTCAGCCAGCTCTTCCGCATCCAACCGCAGTACATCGCCCATGACCTCCACCCGCAATACTTCACCAGCCGCTATGCCCAGACAGAATCCCAACTAAACGGCCTACCCTGCCTGGCGGTCCAGCATCACCATGCTCATATCGCAGCCTGCATGGCGGATAATGGTCTGGAAGATAGAAAGCTCATTGGCCTTGCCTTTGACGGCACCGGCTTCGGCCCGGACGGCACGATCTGGGGTGGCGAGGTTCTGATTACCTCATATACCAAGTTTGAGCGCTTTGCCCATCTCCAATACTTTCCTTTGCCCGGAGGTGAAGCCGCCATCCGTCAACCCTGGCGCATCGCGGTCGGTGCAGCCCATGCCCTTGGTATAGCAAGTACAGAGCTTGACGACCTGCCCTTTCTCGATCATATTGAGCCCCAGGCCCTGACCATTATCCGGCAGCAGGTGGACAAACAGATCAATTGCCCTCAGACCTCTTCGTTAGGACGACTCTTTGATGCCGCAGCCAGCCTGATCGGCATCCGCAATCAGATCAGTTATGAGGCCCAGGCTGCCATTGAGCTGGAGGTGCTGAGCAAACCGTACTTGGACTCAGCTACGCCCTGCACACCTTACCCCTTCTCCCTTGCGCAAACGGAAAGAGTTGTTCCCTTGCAGGGGCTGTTCCGGGCTATGTTAGAAGATGTCCGCAGGCAGGAACCAGTCGGCCTGATCGGGACCAGACTCCACCAAACCATTGCCCAGCTCGCCATCACCCTCTGCCTCCAGGCCCAAGCCCTAACCGACCTCCAGGAGGTGGCCCTGTCCGGCGGGGTCTGGCAGAACCAGCTCCTCCTGGACCTGGTCCGCAACGGTTTAGAAAAACACGGTCTGACCGTCTATTGCCACCAGCAGGTACCCTGCAATGACGGTGGCCTTGCTTTGGGTCAACTTGCTGTGGCCTATCATCAAATAATAACCTGAGAACCCCATGTGTCTTGC is from Candidatus Electrothrix sp. GW3-4 and encodes:
- a CDS encoding Sua5/YciO/YrdC/YwlC family protein, producing the protein MTSNVAPNLDRLGCMLPYTPLHLLLLNQTDPVLAHEPAPALLVMTSGNRSGEPICTENEEALTRLAPLADALLLHDRPIHSRCDDSVLRIDRENRTALFLRRSRGYAPYPVQLPFPVEHILAVGGQLKNTFCLAEGTQAFLSQHIGDMDEAATSAAFAASVQQVSQLFRIQPQYIAHDLHPQYFTSRYAQTESQLNGLPCLAVQHHHAHIAACMADNGLEDRKLIGLAFDGTGFGPDGTIWGGEVLITSYTKFERFAHLQYFPLPGGEAAIRQPWRIAVGAAHALGIASTELDDLPFLDHIEPQALTIIRQQVDKQINCPQTSSLGRLFDAAASLIGIRNQISYEAQAAIELEVLSKPYLDSATPCTPYPFSLAQTERVVPLQGLFRAMLEDVRRQEPVGLIGTRLHQTIAQLAITLCLQAQALTDLQEVALSGGVWQNQLLLDLVRNGLEKHGLTVYCHQQVPCNDGGLALGQLAVAYHQIIT